Proteins encoded together in one Shewanella acanthi window:
- the hyaA gene encoding nickel-dependent hydrogenase small subunit — translation MDTHSALYEQGKARLAALRQLAPRQQVPLVDKLLQHGITRRDFMKWSAMVSATLALPLPFSQLVAEAAEVADRVPLIWLHMAECTGCSESLVRADTPNLDSLIFDHVSLEYHETLMAAAGWQAEENLEHALETYKGRYLLAVEGAIPTANNGSFLTVGCKGRTGLATVKEAAAGAAAIISVGTCASFGGVQAAYPNPTGAKGVHEVVDKPVINLGGCPPSEKNIVGTLMYFIMFGKLPALDMYNRPKWAYGARVHDNCERRGRFDSGEFVETFGDQGAKDGYCLYKVGCKGPYTYNNCPTERFNHHTSWPVLAGHGCMGCSEPNFWDNMADFEAPLGRQLLHGLDSTADTVGAVILGATVVGIGAHAVASIFAKPLEE, via the coding sequence ATGGACACTCATTCAGCCCTCTATGAACAGGGAAAGGCGCGCCTAGCAGCCCTACGCCAACTCGCTCCCCGTCAACAGGTCCCCCTCGTCGATAAACTGTTACAACACGGCATCACTCGCCGCGATTTTATGAAATGGAGCGCCATGGTGTCAGCCACCCTCGCCCTGCCGCTTCCCTTTAGCCAACTGGTGGCAGAGGCGGCTGAAGTCGCCGATCGCGTGCCACTGATCTGGTTACATATGGCCGAATGTACCGGCTGCTCTGAATCCCTGGTTCGCGCCGATACCCCAAATCTCGATTCGCTGATCTTTGACCATGTATCCTTGGAATACCACGAGACGCTCATGGCGGCTGCAGGCTGGCAAGCAGAAGAAAACCTAGAACATGCGCTTGAAACCTATAAAGGTCGTTATCTACTCGCGGTAGAAGGTGCGATTCCTACCGCCAATAACGGCAGCTTTTTAACCGTCGGCTGTAAAGGCCGCACTGGCCTTGCCACCGTCAAGGAAGCCGCCGCGGGCGCCGCCGCCATCATTTCCGTCGGTACCTGCGCTTCCTTTGGCGGGGTGCAAGCCGCGTACCCTAACCCCACTGGGGCTAAGGGCGTACACGAAGTGGTCGATAAGCCGGTGATTAACTTAGGTGGCTGTCCACCGAGTGAGAAAAACATTGTCGGCACCCTGATGTACTTCATTATGTTTGGCAAATTGCCTGCACTGGATATGTATAACCGTCCTAAATGGGCCTACGGCGCACGGGTACACGATAACTGTGAACGCCGCGGCCGCTTTGACTCAGGGGAATTTGTCGAAACCTTCGGCGATCAGGGCGCAAAAGATGGCTACTGCCTCTATAAAGTCGGTTGTAAAGGCCCCTACACCTATAACAATTGCCCGACCGAACGCTTCAATCACCATACTAGCTGGCCGGTATTAGCAGGCCACGGCTGTATGGGCTGCTCTGAACCGAATTTCTGGGACAACATGGCGGACTTTGAGGCGCCTCTGGGTCGGCAACTGCTCCATGGATTGGACTCCACCGCCGACACCGTCGGTGCTGTGATCTTAGGTGCGACAGTGGTGGGCATCGGCGCCCATGCCGTTGCCAGTATTTTTGCTAAGCCGCTGGAGGAATAG
- a CDS encoding TlpA disulfide reductase family protein has translation MKKSLWFTGLAFAVLSAGLSMAVNAAPSLVHTVQNEHEQTVSLNEFKGKVVYVDFWASWCGPCRKSFPWMNAMQAKYADKGLAIVAINLDPDKKDADDFLQKLPATFNVRFNPEGDVAKSFDLLGMPSSFIFDKQGKLVRSHVGFTPEKSQEYEQELVELLKE, from the coding sequence ATGAAAAAGTCATTGTGGTTTACAGGGTTAGCCTTTGCCGTCCTTAGCGCGGGTTTGAGTATGGCGGTTAACGCGGCGCCGTCGCTTGTTCACACAGTTCAGAATGAACATGAACAAACGGTTTCCTTAAATGAATTTAAGGGCAAGGTAGTTTATGTCGACTTTTGGGCGTCCTGGTGCGGGCCTTGCCGTAAGTCTTTCCCTTGGATGAATGCGATGCAGGCTAAATACGCCGATAAGGGGTTAGCTATCGTCGCCATTAACCTCGATCCCGATAAAAAAGATGCCGATGATTTTTTACAAAAGCTCCCGGCGACTTTTAATGTGCGATTTAATCCAGAGGGTGATGTAGCAAAAAGCTTTGATTTGCTTGGTATGCCAAGCAGTTTTATCTTCGATAAGCAGGGTAAGCTCGTTAGAAGTCATGTGGGGTTTACCCCTGAAAAAAGCCAAGAGTATGAACAGGAACTCGTAGAACTGTTGAAGGAGTAA
- a CDS encoding DUF4266 domain-containing protein, with protein MLKACVVAAVMLVGLSGCSSLGVEPWERGQLARSDMALDSEKLDLALDDHIYFSKEGSSGGRAFAGGGCGCN; from the coding sequence ATGTTGAAAGCTTGTGTGGTAGCTGCAGTCATGTTGGTGGGTCTTAGTGGCTGTTCAAGCCTTGGTGTCGAGCCTTGGGAGCGTGGACAGTTAGCCCGAAGTGACATGGCGCTTGACAGTGAAAAGCTCGATTTGGCGCTAGACGATCATATTTATTTCAGTAAGGAAGGCAGTAGCGGTGGCCGCGCCTTTGCTGGTGGTGGCTGTGGTTGTAACTAA
- a CDS encoding DUF3570 domain-containing protein, producing the protein MNNNNNKLQSVDVSLSTSNSLSSAFPLPSLSRQSASKSIAGALALASCGLFANGAQAAEEGSFTDGWQVDAALMYYGEQERVQAIEAIGTAQKTFDDESTVDLKLVVDSLTGASASGAVAQTSSQTFTRPSGNGQYTIKAGDTPLDDTFHDTRLQGSANGSWVLNSDWKINGGVYGSKEYDYMSIGLNGGAERGFNKDNTTLFFGGAYSFDVVDPEGGRPVALSSMAIRDHYNSDDSFQAAFDATRQRGSDNKQTVDLMLGVTQILNQRWLLQANYGISSVSGYLTDPFKVLSVVDESGTTEDIRYENRPDSRLKHSVYLMTKGALDSGVVDFSYRFNTDDWDLTSHTLETHYRYYFSGSFYGQLHLRYYTQSKVDFYQPFLLSDEPLPEFASADYRIGDMDAYTFGVKFGHRLAGGHEMTYRLEYYQQNPTSDEPLPGQLQELDIFPTQKAITAQFSYSF; encoded by the coding sequence ATGAACAATAATAACAATAAGTTGCAAAGCGTTGATGTGTCACTGAGCACGTCAAATTCGTTATCGTCTGCTTTCCCACTTCCATCGTTAAGTCGTCAAAGTGCAAGTAAGTCGATTGCGGGCGCCCTTGCTTTAGCAAGTTGTGGGCTATTCGCTAATGGTGCTCAGGCGGCCGAGGAGGGCAGTTTCACCGATGGCTGGCAGGTCGATGCAGCCCTCATGTATTACGGTGAGCAGGAGAGGGTACAAGCTATTGAAGCGATTGGCACCGCCCAAAAAACCTTTGATGATGAAAGTACGGTCGACTTAAAGCTGGTGGTCGACAGTTTAACCGGTGCATCTGCTTCCGGCGCGGTTGCCCAAACTAGCAGTCAAACTTTCACCCGTCCCTCCGGCAACGGCCAATATACGATTAAGGCTGGGGATACGCCACTGGATGATACCTTCCATGATACTCGTCTTCAGGGCAGTGCTAACGGTTCTTGGGTGCTCAATTCCGATTGGAAAATTAACGGTGGCGTTTATGGTTCAAAGGAATATGATTATATGTCCATTGGCCTAAATGGCGGGGCAGAGCGCGGTTTTAATAAGGACAATACCACCTTGTTCTTTGGTGGTGCCTATAGCTTCGATGTTGTTGACCCCGAGGGCGGCAGACCCGTGGCGTTGTCATCGATGGCGATACGTGACCATTACAATTCCGATGACAGTTTTCAAGCGGCATTCGATGCCACTCGCCAGCGGGGCAGTGACAACAAACAAACCGTCGATTTAATGCTTGGGGTAACCCAGATATTGAATCAACGATGGTTGTTACAGGCCAATTACGGCATCTCGAGTGTGAGTGGTTATTTAACTGACCCTTTCAAGGTATTGAGCGTGGTGGATGAAAGCGGCACAACCGAAGATATTCGCTATGAGAACCGCCCAGATTCGCGCCTTAAGCACAGTGTTTATCTGATGACCAAGGGGGCGCTCGATTCCGGAGTTGTGGATTTTTCCTACCGCTTTAACACCGATGATTGGGATTTAACTTCCCATACACTCGAAACCCATTACCGTTATTACTTTAGTGGCAGTTTTTACGGCCAGTTGCACCTGCGCTATTACACCCAATCTAAGGTGGATTTTTATCAACCTTTCTTGTTATCTGATGAGCCATTACCCGAGTTTGCGAGCGCCGATTACCGCATAGGTGACATGGATGCTTACACCTTTGGGGTGAAATTTGGGCATCGTTTAGCCGGAGGTCATGAAATGACCTACCGTTTGGAATATTACCAGCAGAATCCGACATCGGATGAGCCACTGCCTGGACAGTTACAAGAACTGGATATTTTCCCGACCCAGAAGGCGATAACTGCCCAATTTAGTTATTCTTTTTAG
- a CDS encoding FAD:protein FMN transferase: protein MASPCELLMATDDVQIAATMLKLAIEEVSRIEQKYSRFIPHNPLWQLNHGLGKTCTIDAETSKLLHFALQCFELSEGLFDVTAGPLMQLWRFDGSAHIPTQPAIDRAMALVGFERLTLSETSLHLPEGMQLDLGGIAKEYAADSVAYLLAARFATISVLVNLGGDIACPVAKSPPWQVGIENPTKLDTAAKVLSISKGALATSGDTRRFIEVDGKRYGHIIHPRTGYPVVDAPRSVTVIAPNCVTAGMLSTMAMLKGKAAEAFLAEQQLQFTVYR from the coding sequence ATGGCCAGTCCCTGCGAGTTATTGATGGCCACGGATGATGTCCAGATTGCGGCAACAATGCTTAAACTTGCTATTGAAGAAGTCAGCCGAATTGAGCAGAAATACAGCCGATTTATCCCCCACAATCCCCTGTGGCAACTGAATCATGGTTTGGGTAAGACCTGCACCATTGATGCCGAAACCTCCAAACTGTTGCACTTTGCACTGCAGTGTTTTGAGTTGAGTGAAGGCCTATTTGATGTCACCGCCGGCCCTTTAATGCAACTGTGGCGCTTCGATGGTAGCGCCCATATCCCTACTCAACCAGCAATTGATAGGGCAATGGCCTTAGTGGGTTTTGAGCGTTTAACCTTGAGCGAAACTTCGTTGCATTTGCCTGAGGGGATGCAACTCGATCTCGGTGGTATTGCGAAGGAATATGCAGCGGACTCAGTGGCATATCTTTTAGCCGCGCGCTTTGCAACGATTTCAGTTCTCGTCAATCTCGGCGGTGATATTGCTTGTCCCGTGGCAAAGTCCCCCCCTTGGCAGGTAGGGATTGAAAACCCGACTAAATTAGATACTGCCGCAAAAGTACTGAGCATCTCCAAAGGGGCGCTCGCCACCAGTGGCGATACGCGGCGATTTATTGAGGTCGATGGTAAACGTTATGGCCATATTATTCATCCCCGCACGGGTTACCCTGTGGTTGATGCGCCGCGCTCCGTCACTGTGATAGCGCCAAATTGTGTCACCGCGGGAATGCTTTCTACGATGGCAATGCTGAAGGGAAAAGCAGCAGAAGCTTTTTTAGCGGAACAACAACTCCAATTTACCGTTTATCGATAG
- a CDS encoding response regulator transcription factor: MRIMLVEDNELLAQGICMSLQKLGMQVDHLNSYQQALVGIKNESFSAIVLDLGLPDGNGKELLKAWRQQGISIPTIVLTANTDFDTKLDCLDIGADDYLGKPFDVRELAARIRAIVRRQYGLDHNSLIIGALSIDLNSREVTFRDQSVPLSRREFQLLLELAQSSGRVLTRNQLEQLTYGWDEVGSNSIEVHIHHLRKKMANELIKTVRGIGYTLVEIN; this comes from the coding sequence ATGCGGATCATGTTAGTTGAAGACAACGAGTTATTGGCACAGGGGATCTGCATGAGCCTCCAAAAGCTAGGCATGCAGGTAGACCACTTAAACAGCTATCAGCAGGCGCTGGTGGGGATTAAGAATGAAAGCTTTAGTGCCATAGTGCTCGATTTAGGCTTGCCCGATGGAAATGGTAAAGAATTGCTTAAGGCATGGAGGCAGCAAGGCATCTCTATTCCGACCATAGTACTGACTGCCAATACGGATTTCGATACTAAGCTTGATTGTCTCGATATTGGTGCCGATGACTACTTAGGTAAGCCCTTCGACGTGCGTGAGTTGGCTGCAAGAATTCGCGCTATTGTGAGACGCCAATATGGGCTGGACCATAATAGCCTGATCATTGGTGCCTTGAGTATTGATTTAAACAGCCGAGAGGTGACTTTTCGCGATCAAAGTGTGCCCTTGTCGCGCCGTGAATTCCAACTCTTACTCGAACTTGCCCAGTCCTCTGGCAGAGTGCTGACGCGAAATCAGCTTGAACAACTCACCTATGGTTGGGATGAAGTGGGCAGTAATTCCATCGAAGTTCATATCCACCATTTGCGCAAGAAAATGGCCAACGAGCTGATTAAAACCGTCCGTGGTATTGGCTATACCTTAGTTGAAATCAATTAA
- a CDS encoding ATP-binding protein, producing the protein MKRLRVLDVYSLRLLLTLLMLSGISVSVGISSWYSTRDSVHQIEELFDAQMMQSAKMLELFYHDDAEFLVQQPSPQVLHVPEGGVSTFAQKADALKLAYEHKLAFQIWSEQGKALVYSDNVGVEPLSDFVAGYHKKNLTDGLWHVFSYFSTKHKLWIITGQRDDVREELVSQIMHNAFIAPLIVLPLMLVLVSLIFYLLFRPLKALERELMNRSHNDRTPLTMSLPKELVPVRRALNQYITTLDKFIARERRFSADAAHELKTPLSVIKLHQQGLEGLLGDETQQRVHLAAIDSGVKHMSHTVEQLLLLARVDSIEELNVKHHSLLPMIEEVLNQLMPMITDYEWDIDIDAAIKIRCDRFYLLLVLKNIIENACKYSPRETLICLSARQEPQAIRLDIADRGLGMTPEQIDSATERFYRVNENEGIGAGLGLSICHHIIELHGGELTLSPREGGGLVVSVFLPQ; encoded by the coding sequence GTGAAGCGACTCAGAGTGTTGGATGTGTATTCATTACGTTTATTACTGACATTGTTAATGTTATCGGGTATTTCCGTGTCAGTGGGCATTTCGAGTTGGTATAGTACCCGAGATTCAGTGCATCAAATTGAAGAGCTATTTGATGCTCAAATGATGCAAAGCGCTAAAATGCTTGAGCTTTTTTATCACGACGATGCAGAATTTTTGGTTCAGCAGCCATCACCGCAAGTGTTGCATGTGCCCGAAGGAGGCGTTAGCACCTTTGCTCAAAAGGCCGATGCTTTAAAATTGGCCTATGAACATAAATTGGCCTTTCAAATATGGAGCGAGCAGGGGAAAGCCCTAGTGTACTCCGATAATGTCGGGGTTGAGCCATTAAGTGATTTTGTTGCTGGCTACCATAAAAAAAACCTTACGGATGGTCTCTGGCACGTTTTCAGTTACTTTTCGACCAAACATAAACTGTGGATTATTACCGGCCAGCGTGATGATGTGCGAGAGGAGTTGGTCTCTCAAATTATGCATAATGCGTTTATTGCGCCGCTCATTGTCCTGCCATTAATGCTAGTGCTGGTCAGTTTGATTTTTTACCTGCTATTTCGCCCACTAAAAGCCTTAGAGCGTGAGCTGATGAATCGATCACACAATGACCGAACCCCCTTAACAATGTCATTGCCAAAGGAATTAGTGCCAGTGCGACGTGCACTTAATCAATACATTACCACTTTAGATAAATTTATCGCCCGTGAGCGCCGTTTCAGCGCCGATGCGGCGCATGAGTTAAAAACGCCGTTATCGGTTATCAAGTTACATCAACAGGGTTTAGAGGGCCTGCTTGGTGATGAAACACAGCAGAGAGTGCACCTTGCGGCCATCGACTCGGGGGTTAAACATATGAGTCATACCGTCGAGCAGTTATTGTTACTGGCAAGGGTCGATTCAATTGAAGAACTTAATGTGAAGCATCACTCCCTACTGCCAATGATCGAAGAAGTGTTAAACCAACTCATGCCGATGATCACTGATTATGAATGGGATATTGATATCGATGCTGCTATAAAAATTCGCTGCGATCGCTTTTATTTGCTGCTAGTACTAAAAAACATTATTGAAAATGCCTGCAAGTACAGTCCACGCGAAACCCTCATTTGCCTCAGCGCCAGACAGGAACCTCAAGCGATCAGGTTAGATATCGCAGATAGAGGCTTGGGCATGACCCCCGAACAAATTGACAGTGCAACAGAGCGTTTTTATCGCGTTAACGAAAATGAGGGTATCGGCGCGGGGCTTGGGCTATCCATTTGCCACCATATCATTGAGCTCCATGGCGGTGAACTGACGCTTTCACCGCGTGAGGGTGGTGGTTTGGTCGTCTCTGTGTTCCTTCCGCAATAA
- a CDS encoding glucan biosynthesis protein G — MVSLLRCQSFKPSSSILCSLALSVSLALAGSVSAAEETKPAETKPTVTPATPSKAAVQSANKNQVRFTKTGTFDSDYIVKLARKLASKPYVALKDPLPAGLAKLSYDEYRDIRFNPVSSIWRDQGLPFQMQMFHRGFYFQDLIEIAIVEGNQATHLAYEPKYFTAGEVLTQALPNDDIGYSGFRIHNQLNTNGVFDELMVFQGASYFRALGKGNSYGLSARGLAIKTADAEGEEFPIFRAFWVERPYYDSNLVVVHALLDSPSVSGAYRFSVRPGDNTQIDVEATLFPRVELSKVGLAPSTSMFLHSLNGRHDTDDFRPEVHDSDGLLMFNGRGEHLWRPLANPRQLQISAFSDNSPQGFGLIQRERSYSSYQDLEARYERRPSLWIEPMGNWGQGAVVLTEIPTESEIHDNIVSFWKPRQPIAAGSEYHFAYRMSWGDEPAARSNSVMVSRTASGRADIAKATPRRLFVVDYQVNGPMPNELPLAKVESSGGVITNVVVAPNEASNGYRLSFELEPENKDLIELRAELKFSTPRQVETWLYRWTL, encoded by the coding sequence ATGGTTAGCTTGTTGCGTTGCCAATCGTTTAAACCTTCTTCTTCAATCCTTTGCTCGCTGGCACTCAGTGTTTCTCTAGCATTGGCCGGTTCTGTCTCTGCTGCTGAAGAAACCAAACCTGCAGAGACTAAACCCACTGTGACACCTGCTACACCGTCTAAAGCAGCTGTCCAGAGCGCAAACAAAAACCAAGTCAGATTTACTAAGACGGGTACGTTTGACTCAGATTATATTGTTAAATTAGCGCGTAAACTTGCTTCCAAGCCCTATGTAGCCCTTAAAGATCCTTTGCCAGCGGGCCTTGCCAAGCTGAGCTATGACGAGTACCGCGATATTCGTTTTAATCCCGTATCGTCTATTTGGCGCGATCAGGGGTTACCTTTCCAAATGCAAATGTTTCACCGTGGTTTTTACTTTCAAGACTTGATTGAAATCGCCATTGTTGAGGGTAATCAGGCAACTCATCTAGCCTATGAGCCAAAATATTTCACCGCAGGTGAGGTACTCACCCAGGCATTGCCAAATGATGATATTGGTTATTCGGGTTTCCGTATCCATAACCAGTTAAACACCAACGGCGTTTTTGACGAATTAATGGTGTTTCAAGGGGCGAGTTATTTCCGCGCCTTAGGTAAAGGTAACTCCTACGGTCTGTCAGCCCGCGGCCTTGCGATTAAAACCGCCGATGCAGAAGGGGAAGAGTTTCCAATATTTCGTGCTTTTTGGGTTGAGCGTCCTTACTACGACAGCAATCTTGTTGTAGTGCATGCGCTGTTAGACAGCCCAAGCGTATCGGGTGCTTATCGTTTCTCAGTACGTCCTGGTGACAACACCCAAATTGATGTTGAGGCGACACTGTTTCCACGCGTTGAATTGAGTAAAGTGGGCCTAGCCCCAAGCACTAGCATGTTCTTACATTCGCTAAATGGTCGCCACGATACCGATGACTTCAGACCTGAAGTGCATGACTCCGACGGTTTGTTAATGTTCAATGGCCGCGGGGAACACCTGTGGCGTCCATTGGCCAATCCTCGTCAGTTACAGATCAGTGCATTTTCTGACAATTCGCCTCAGGGGTTTGGTTTAATCCAACGCGAACGCAGCTATTCTTCCTATCAGGATTTAGAAGCCCGTTATGAGCGTCGCCCGAGTCTTTGGATTGAACCTATGGGCAATTGGGGCCAAGGTGCCGTTGTGCTGACGGAGATCCCAACGGAATCTGAAATTCACGATAATATCGTAAGCTTCTGGAAACCGCGTCAGCCCATTGCTGCAGGCAGTGAATATCACTTTGCCTATCGTATGAGCTGGGGTGATGAACCTGCTGCACGGAGTAATTCCGTCATGGTTAGCCGCACAGCCAGTGGGCGTGCGGATATTGCTAAAGCCACACCAAGACGTTTGTTTGTTGTTGATTATCAAGTTAATGGTCCGATGCCGAACGAATTACCATTGGCTAAGGTAGAGTCCTCTGGTGGTGTGATTACCAATGTGGTTGTTGCGCCAAATGAGGCGAGCAATGGCTATCGTTTATCCTTTGAATTAGAACCAGAAAACAAAGACCTTATCGAGCTAAGGGCTGAGCTTAAGTTTTCTACTCCGCGTCAGGTTGAAACCTGGTTATATCGTTGGACACTTTAA
- the mdoH gene encoding glucans biosynthesis glucosyltransferase MdoH, translating to MTVSENSVLETEVLVGGSAMPNERPGAMEPQSLSKMPEGFPRRSTVANGVRSKAIRRFFVVGGAFLLSAFAIYEMAAVFSIGGITPLEYLMLALFAINFCWIALAFCSGIAGFLILLKKPRPNELAATELHTRTAILMPTYNESPDRVFSAVSVMAEALSQTGHGHAFDWFILSDTTDPDIALLEEQAFLRLRQETHKHSRVYYRRRRKNVARKAGNVADFCRRWGSRYDHLLVLDADSLMESSTITGLAQRMQADPDAGLIQTIPSLINGTTLMARLQQFAARIYGPVIGTGLGWWVQKEGNFWGHNAIIRTEAFMGAAGLPHLKGKPPFGGHILSHDFVEAALIRRAGWSVVIAYDLPGSYEECPPSIIDLAVRDRRWCQGNLQHSRILPTKGLHWVSRLHLMTGIMAYLSSPFWLLLILTGLMLALQAHFIRPEYFTDQFSLFPTWPIMDSDRALRLFYITMGVLFGPKIFGVLLLLKDGKFARSVGGRIKAIFSVLFEVLLSALIAPIMMFIHCGAVMSILMGRDSGWSPQRRDDGSMPWLTLIYRHRLHMLAGFMLGYAAILDSLTLLAWMSPALIGLWFAVPISAWTGSIKIGEVFKRLGILATPEERNPAPICIQAQLARAAYQSYIAEPWTLAQVLKDPELMELHLAIVDKEPLRAAGTPIDPVEAIVHVKVHEAQCQQSVLALFNRQEMALVLANPLMLRSLQKLPEQFVPEDLVSFC from the coding sequence ATGACTGTTTCCGAGAATTCAGTACTCGAGACTGAAGTCCTCGTCGGTGGCAGCGCCATGCCGAATGAACGGCCTGGCGCGATGGAGCCGCAAAGCCTAAGCAAAATGCCTGAAGGTTTTCCCCGTCGCAGCACTGTTGCTAATGGCGTTCGTTCAAAGGCGATTCGACGCTTCTTTGTTGTTGGCGGCGCTTTTTTGTTGTCAGCCTTTGCGATTTACGAGATGGCCGCAGTATTCAGTATCGGAGGCATCACGCCACTGGAATACCTGATGCTTGCGCTGTTTGCCATCAACTTTTGTTGGATTGCCTTAGCATTTTGCAGCGGTATTGCAGGCTTTTTAATTTTGCTAAAAAAGCCTAGGCCTAACGAGTTAGCTGCGACTGAGCTGCATACGCGCACGGCGATTTTAATGCCGACTTATAACGAATCTCCGGACAGGGTGTTCTCGGCGGTGTCTGTGATGGCGGAAGCGCTGTCACAAACGGGCCATGGTCATGCGTTTGACTGGTTTATCCTAAGCGATACGACCGATCCTGACATTGCGTTGCTTGAAGAGCAGGCCTTTTTAAGACTGCGTCAGGAAACCCATAAGCATTCGCGGGTTTACTACCGTCGTCGCCGTAAAAACGTCGCCCGTAAGGCAGGTAACGTGGCCGACTTCTGTCGCCGCTGGGGTTCGCGTTACGATCATTTACTGGTGCTCGATGCCGACAGTTTAATGGAATCATCGACCATTACAGGTCTTGCCCAACGTATGCAGGCCGATCCCGATGCGGGTCTTATCCAGACCATCCCATCCTTGATCAATGGCACCACTCTGATGGCGCGTCTGCAGCAATTTGCCGCGCGAATTTATGGCCCTGTGATCGGTACTGGTCTAGGTTGGTGGGTACAAAAAGAAGGTAACTTCTGGGGCCATAACGCCATTATTCGTACCGAAGCCTTTATGGGCGCGGCGGGTCTACCACACCTAAAGGGTAAACCGCCATTTGGTGGGCATATTCTAAGCCATGATTTTGTGGAAGCGGCGCTTATTCGCCGTGCGGGTTGGAGTGTGGTGATTGCCTACGATTTACCTGGTTCCTATGAGGAATGTCCGCCTTCGATTATCGACCTTGCGGTACGCGATCGCCGTTGGTGTCAGGGTAACTTGCAGCATTCCCGTATTCTGCCAACCAAAGGTTTGCATTGGGTGAGTCGTCTGCATTTGATGACAGGCATTATGGCTTATCTGTCTTCGCCGTTCTGGTTGCTGCTGATTTTGACCGGTTTGATGCTTGCATTGCAGGCGCACTTTATTCGTCCTGAATATTTTACCGATCAGTTTTCGCTATTCCCAACTTGGCCAATCATGGACTCGGATAGGGCATTAAGATTGTTCTATATCACCATGGGTGTGTTATTTGGACCTAAGATTTTTGGGGTACTGTTGCTGCTAAAAGACGGCAAGTTTGCCCGCAGTGTGGGTGGCCGTATAAAGGCAATTTTCAGCGTTCTCTTTGAAGTACTGTTGTCGGCATTGATTGCGCCAATCATGATGTTTATTCACTGCGGTGCTGTGATGTCGATTCTGATGGGCCGTGACAGTGGTTGGTCACCCCAGCGCCGTGATGACGGTAGCATGCCTTGGCTTACCCTGATTTACCGTCACCGTTTGCATATGCTGGCGGGTTTCATGCTGGGTTACGCGGCCATTCTTGACTCATTGACCTTGCTTGCTTGGATGAGTCCTGCGCTGATTGGTTTATGGTTTGCTGTGCCGATTTCGGCGTGGACGGGTTCAATTAAAATCGGTGAAGTCTTTAAACGACTGGGTATTTTGGCGACCCCAGAGGAGCGCAATCCTGCGCCTATCTGTATTCAAGCACAGCTTGCTCGCGCCGCTTATCAGTCTTATATTGCAGAGCCTTGGACACTGGCTCAAGTGCTGAAAGATCCTGAGCTGATGGAGCTTCACTTAGCCATAGTAGACAAAGAACCCCTTCGCGCTGCGGGAACACCGATTGACCCCGTTGAGGCGATTGTGCACGTTAAAGTGCATGAGGCGCAATGTCAGCAAAGTGTGCTGGCCTTGTTTAATCGCCAAGAAATGGCCTTGGTATTAGCAAATCCATTAATGCTGCGCAGTTTGCAAAAACTCCCCGAACAGTTTGTGCCCGAGGATCTGGTGTCGTTCTGCTAG